Proteins encoded within one genomic window of Candidatus Schekmanbacteria bacterium:
- a CDS encoding TonB-dependent receptor — MKTQKKANLYKLLCSIIPIYLLFSPAGIKAETIDSAGAEALTGEEMILFQDIPSVYSASKYEQKITEAPSSVSIVTAAEIKKYGYRTLADILNSIRGFYTTYDRNYSYIGVRGFNRSGDYNTRIQLLIDGHRVNDNIYNTAFIGTESPVDVDLIDRIEIIRGPSSSLYGANAFFGIINVITKRGRDLKGAEVSGEAGSFHTYKGRLSFGNKFSNGLEMLLSGNVYDSEGQRLFFREFDSPATNNGYAENADSDEYQSFFGKLTYKDLTLQGNYITRKKSIPTGSYGTVFNDSRTQTIDEQGYLFLKFDHTFTNQLGLMARLYYDMYEYDGDYMYGYGRKPSGKYNRIVRNMDFSRGEWWGGEVKLSKRLFEKHNVVAGAEYWDNIKMDQRNVNDSPREVFLDDKRDPRIWALYIQDEYQIIKKLTFTAGVRYDHYNLFGGTANPRFAIIYSPVDKTTFKLLYGKAFRSPNAYELYYNDGGNTAKPSHNLQPETIKTYELVYEQYINNNLSLNASAYYYKIKNLISQKIDPNDNLIVLDNSDNINARGVELELEDKFANGIESRVSYALQSTEDEGTRKVLTNSPKHLAKFNVIFPLIKEKLFSGIELQYTSSRKTINRSEAGGFFITNVTLFSQNILKGLEVSGSIYNLFDKKFGVPAAEEHSQNVIDQDGINFRIKLTYSF; from the coding sequence ATGAAAACCCAGAAAAAAGCAAACTTGTACAAGTTACTATGCTCGATTATTCCTATTTATCTCCTGTTCTCACCTGCCGGTATCAAAGCTGAAACAATAGATTCAGCCGGAGCTGAAGCTTTAACAGGTGAAGAGATGATCCTCTTTCAGGATATCCCGTCAGTTTACAGCGCATCAAAGTACGAGCAGAAAATAACTGAAGCACCTTCATCAGTAAGCATTGTAACTGCTGCAGAGATAAAAAAATACGGCTACCGCACTCTTGCAGACATCTTAAACAGCATAAGAGGTTTCTATACAACCTACGACCGCAATTACAGTTATATAGGAGTACGGGGTTTCAACAGATCCGGAGATTATAATACCAGAATACAGCTTTTGATTGATGGGCACAGGGTCAACGACAACATCTACAACACCGCATTCATAGGAACTGAGTCTCCTGTTGATGTAGATCTTATAGACCGTATAGAAATAATACGCGGACCAAGCTCATCCCTTTACGGAGCAAACGCTTTTTTTGGGATAATAAATGTAATAACAAAAAGAGGCAGGGACCTGAAAGGAGCGGAAGTTTCCGGCGAGGCAGGAAGCTTTCACACTTACAAGGGAAGGTTAAGTTTCGGCAACAAATTCAGCAACGGTCTTGAAATGCTGCTATCGGGGAATGTTTACGACAGTGAAGGACAGAGACTTTTCTTCAGAGAGTTCGACAGTCCCGCAACAAATAACGGATATGCGGAAAATGCTGACAGTGATGAATATCAAAGCTTTTTCGGGAAACTTACTTATAAGGATCTCACGCTTCAGGGGAACTACATAACAAGGAAAAAGAGCATTCCTACCGGATCATACGGAACTGTTTTCAATGATTCCCGAACACAGACTATAGATGAGCAGGGATATTTATTTTTAAAATTCGACCATACATTTACAAATCAGCTCGGTCTTATGGCGCGACTTTACTATGACATGTACGAATATGACGGGGACTATATGTACGGATATGGACGGAAACCATCAGGTAAATATAACCGCATCGTGCGTAATATGGACTTCTCGCGGGGAGAGTGGTGGGGAGGGGAAGTGAAACTCAGCAAGAGACTTTTTGAAAAACATAACGTAGTAGCAGGTGCTGAATACTGGGATAATATCAAAATGGATCAACGCAACGTTAATGACAGCCCTCGAGAAGTATTTCTTGATGATAAAAGAGATCCGCGAATCTGGGCGCTCTATATACAGGATGAATACCAAATAATAAAAAAACTAACTTTCACCGCCGGTGTAAGGTACGATCACTACAACCTTTTCGGTGGAACTGCAAACCCAAGGTTTGCTATTATTTATTCTCCAGTTGATAAAACTACGTTCAAACTACTTTATGGGAAAGCTTTCCGGTCTCCCAATGCATATGAGCTCTATTATAATGACGGCGGAAATACAGCAAAGCCCAGCCATAACCTCCAGCCGGAAACGATAAAAACCTACGAACTCGTCTATGAACAGTATATCAATAACAATTTGAGCTTAAATGCTTCTGCCTATTATTACAAGATCAAGAATCTGATAAGCCAGAAAATAGACCCAAATGACAACCTGATCGTACTTGATAACAGCGACAATATAAATGCCAGGGGAGTTGAGCTTGAGCTTGAGGATAAATTTGCAAACGGCATTGAAAGCCGCGTAAGCTATGCACTCCAGTCAACAGAAGATGAGGGAACAAGGAAGGTACTTACAAATTCGCCAAAGCATCTTGCCAAATTCAACGTAATATTCCCATTGATAAAGGAAAAACTATTTTCAGGCATTGAACTGCAATACACAAGCTCCAGAAAAACTATTAACCGCAGCGAAGCAGGCGGTTTTTTTATTACCAATGTAACGCTTTTCAGCCAGAACATTCTTAAGGGGCTGGAAGTATCTGGAAGCATTTATAACCTGTTTGACAAAAAATTCGGAGTTCCTGCAGCAGAAGAGCACTCCCAGAATGTTATAGACCAGGATGGAATAAATTTCCGGATCAAACTCACTTACAGTTTTTAA
- the bioD gene encoding dethiobiotin synthase gives MNKIKKKKSPSGIFITGTDTGVGKTVIASSLATYMNSCGHKVSVMKPIETGCAVRSNVLVPSDGMKLKYAAGSNEQLSNIAPVRFKNPIAPMPAAKLEKKPVDIKRIESCFHSLQRESDFIIVEGLGGILVPISKGYSVRDLIKKLDLPLLIVARPVLGTLNHILLTVEAARKEKIEVKAIVLSGFNNKTKNIAERTNPDVLKELLPDIPLFLFPKIERINPSEIRKEAGDVLSPLADLLIK, from the coding sequence GTGAATAAGATAAAAAAGAAAAAATCCCCTTCCGGAATATTCATAACAGGCACGGACACAGGCGTGGGGAAAACTGTGATTGCCTCATCACTTGCCACGTACATGAACTCCTGCGGTCATAAAGTTTCAGTGATGAAGCCCATAGAAACCGGATGTGCTGTAAGGTCCAACGTACTTGTCCCTTCAGACGGCATGAAATTAAAATATGCGGCAGGGAGCAATGAACAGCTTTCCAATATCGCACCTGTACGTTTCAAAAATCCCATTGCGCCTATGCCTGCAGCAAAGCTTGAAAAAAAACCGGTGGACATCAAAAGGATAGAGAGTTGTTTTCATTCTCTTCAAAGAGAAAGCGATTTTATCATTGTTGAAGGGCTTGGAGGTATTCTTGTTCCCATATCAAAGGGATACAGTGTGCGCGATCTTATAAAAAAACTGGATCTGCCGCTTCTTATTGTTGCAAGACCGGTGCTGGGCACTCTTAACCATATTCTGCTTACAGTAGAGGCGGCGCGTAAAGAAAAAATAGAAGTAAAAGCCATCGTACTAAGCGGCTTTAACAACAAAACCAAAAACATTGCCGAACGCACCAATCCGGATGTTTTAAAAGAACTACTGCCTGATATACCGCTATTCCTTTTTCCTAAAATTGAAAGGATAAATCCTTCTGAAATCAGGAAGGAAGCCGGTGATGTCCTTTCCCCTCTCGCTGATCTTTTGATAAAATAG
- the larB gene encoding nickel pincer cofactor biosynthesis protein LarB — MDEKLLKTILNDTKSGKLSLEEAFHKIKYFSVENLGFARVDHHRNLRKGFPEVIFCEGKTITQITEIAKSILSREHTLLATRASAEVYKAIKKVDRRAVYNEAGRTIVVNNNKVKSTKGRIMIVTAGTADIPVAEEAYVTSSTLGSTTEKLYDVGVAGIHRVISESKRLDEARVIIVVAGMEGALASVVAGMVDKPVIAVPTSVGYGASFNGIAALLTMLNSCASGIATMNIDNGFGAGYLAHSINIIGE, encoded by the coding sequence TGAGAAACTTTTAAAAACAATTCTTAATGATACAAAATCCGGAAAGCTCTCTCTTGAAGAAGCTTTCCATAAGATAAAGTACTTCTCAGTGGAGAATCTGGGGTTTGCCAGAGTTGACCATCACAGGAACCTGAGAAAAGGATTTCCCGAAGTAATATTCTGCGAAGGGAAGACAATAACGCAGATAACAGAAATTGCCAAAAGCATACTTTCCCGAGAGCATACCCTCCTTGCAACAAGGGCATCAGCAGAAGTATATAAAGCAATAAAGAAAGTCGACCGCCGCGCAGTCTACAATGAAGCAGGAAGAACCATTGTTGTCAACAACAACAAAGTGAAATCCACCAAAGGACGTATCATGATAGTAACAGCCGGCACTGCCGACATACCGGTGGCGGAAGAGGCATACGTCACTTCATCCACACTTGGAAGCACAACGGAAAAACTTTATGACGTAGGAGTTGCAGGAATACACAGGGTAATCTCTGAATCAAAAAGACTTGATGAGGCAAGGGTCATCATTGTCGTTGCCGGAATGGAAGGAGCTCTTGCATCGGTAGTGGCAGGGATGGTAGATAAACCGGTAATAGCTGTCCCCACAAGCGTTGGCTATGGCGCAAGCTTCAACGGTATAGCAGCTCTTCTTACAATGCTGAACAGTTGTGCCTCAGGTATCGCGACAATGAACATAGATAATGGATTCGGTGCAGGCTATCTTGCACACAGCATAAACATCATCGGTGAATAA